From a single Novipirellula caenicola genomic region:
- a CDS encoding DUF1559 domain-containing protein: MMLFRRNRSAFTLVELLVVIAIIGVLVGLLLPAVQAAREAARRMSCSNNFKQLGLAIHNYHSAYNQLPIHGAGTYDPTVNGGDTSWWRASNKANQYNLSCMVGLLPFMEQQALWEVISNPNDYNNDGTVDYQAMGPSPNTANYAPWATEIAGLRCPSDPGTGLPALGRTNYAASHGDSADNLWLGTLNGTLQPNDSARLQASRAADRGVFVLHGKTGFRDVLDGTANTICMGEIATDLGDKDVRTISPSGVNKGNLASTNPLYCRQQPNWIDPARPKFWLSVPGPTSAVNGRGYVWASAHTAMSAFNTILPPNSELCVTQNYQDMNIAPPSSRHQGGCHVLMTDGAVKFITDSIEAGNSSNPVVFQGGTAANNNQPGAKSPYGLWGSLGTRASRETISTEF; encoded by the coding sequence ATTGGCGTGCTTGTTGGGCTATTGTTGCCGGCGGTCCAGGCGGCTCGCGAAGCGGCGCGGCGTATGAGCTGCAGCAATAATTTCAAGCAGCTTGGACTCGCGATCCACAACTATCACTCGGCATACAACCAATTGCCGATCCATGGGGCGGGAACGTACGACCCCACCGTCAACGGCGGTGACACCAGTTGGTGGCGTGCTTCGAATAAAGCGAACCAGTACAACCTTAGTTGCATGGTGGGATTGTTGCCGTTCATGGAGCAACAAGCCCTCTGGGAAGTCATTTCCAATCCCAACGACTACAACAACGATGGCACGGTGGATTATCAAGCGATGGGGCCAAGTCCGAACACGGCCAACTACGCTCCCTGGGCCACCGAAATCGCCGGACTTCGTTGTCCGAGTGACCCAGGCACCGGGTTGCCAGCGTTAGGACGAACCAATTACGCAGCGTCGCACGGCGACTCGGCTGACAATCTTTGGTTGGGAACGCTCAATGGCACCTTGCAGCCAAATGATTCCGCACGATTGCAGGCTTCGCGGGCCGCGGATCGCGGTGTTTTTGTGTTGCATGGTAAAACCGGGTTTCGTGATGTGCTTGACGGCACCGCCAATACGATTTGTATGGGAGAAATTGCTACCGATCTTGGCGACAAAGATGTCCGAACGATCTCTCCGAGCGGCGTCAACAAAGGCAATCTAGCATCAACGAATCCGTTGTATTGCCGGCAACAGCCCAATTGGATCGATCCGGCACGTCCTAAATTCTGGCTGTCGGTTCCTGGGCCGACCAGTGCTGTCAATGGACGCGGCTACGTGTGGGCTAGTGCTCACACCGCGATGAGCGCGTTCAATACGATCCTGCCGCCCAACTCGGAACTTTGTGTCACCCAGAACTACCAAGACATGAACATCGCTCCGCCATCGAGTCGTCACCAAGGCGGTTGCCATGTGTTGATGACCGATGGTGCGGTCAAGTTCATCACCGATTCGATCGAAGCTGGAAATTCGTCCAATCCGGTGGTATTCCAAGGAGGCACTGCGGCGAACAACAATCAACCTGGCGCCAAGAGTCCGTATGGGCTGTGGGGATCGCTCGGAACACGTGCTTCGAGAGAGACGATCAGTACGGAGTTCTAA